The nucleotide window ACTGATGATATGTGGCAGACTACAAAAAGGCTGATTACAAATGTGAAACATTGATTTCCAAAGACTTTGTTTTGAAGGAGCCTTGCATGGACTACATGACCACAGCACTTGCTTCCTACCCTGGGCAACACATTAAAttgacagcctgtgtctgacttTGTTTCCAGTTCCTTGTTATGGTTTAACTTTGTTATCACTCCCTCTTTCATTGCCCAGACCTTTAACGTGTACACTTTCTGGGtttgtaagtaagtaagtaagtaaaatttatttatatagcactttttaagacAAAAAGCTGTTACAAAGTCCTTCACATGGGAATGAAGGCATGTCAATTGTGAGCTATCAGTGCTTGTAGCTAGTGATAAATCAATTGTAAACATATTTATGTGATTAGAAATATTAGGAAAAGCACAATAGGCTCCCTTTAATCAAAAAGCAATAATGTTAAAATAAGATAAATGAAGCTTGGATGTACGTGTCTGACCTTGAAAGTGACTTCATCACCAACAGCGTACTTCCTCGCTACGATCTCTTTCACCTCTTTCTCTATGTTTTCCTGTGTGGTTCCTTTCACGTCAATGTAATAGCAATCACCGCTGGCATAGTGGCAAGAGATTgcctgtgaacacacacacacacacacacacacacacacacacacacacacacacacacacacacacacagatatcacACCTCATTATTCATATGCAAAAAGAAATACTACAAATAATCATGTGGTTGTGTGGAGCTAGTTTGCATTAGAAAATATCAGGATCCCAGGTGGACTCTGGGTAATGCAGTACCTTGCGGAAGCCCTGTGTCTGGTTCATGCCAGAGCCGTGGATGAGCAGTGGGTGGAAGAAGACTGTGTCACCCTTTTCCATTTCTAGGTGCACCCTGGGGTGCTCCGGGTCATAGTCTCGGACTCCATGGTACATCTTGTTCACCCCACCCTGAGGACACGTGCAATTATTTAAAcactctgcgtgtgtgtgtgtacatccTAGCAGGCATGACTGTAACTTTTACAGTGTTGTGTGTACCTCCCACTCAGGATAGTCATGTTCCTGCAGCGTGCCTTTGTGTGATCCTGGCAGGACGACCAGGCAGCCATTCTGCCTGTTCACCGTCTCCATAGCCGTCCATGCACAGACGATCCGATCGACTGGTCGAAAGGGGAAGTAATGCAGATCCTGATGCATCGGGTGACGAGACGTCTTCTTACCTGGAACGACAGAAGACATGTTAGACATTACGATACCAaactagtttttatttttaatgtcttcTCACAATTCACACCTTAAAGATACTCTATGTTATGTTTGAGCTTAAGAAATGTATTTGATGcttcagataaataaagaacTGGTCATTCAGAGGGAAGATTACTAACACAGTCTAAAAAGAAACGCTAATAGCAATCAAGCACACATCAAAAGTGTTGATGTAATTATGATCAATCCCACAAGAGGGAGCCAAAACTAAGGGACACCTCCAGTTAATACATTGATTATTATTTATCTGCACAACACTTGTCTTAAAAAGAGTCCGGTACCCTACAAATACTTAATTTAAGAGTAAACCCAAGAAGTACTCAGCATCCAAATAAGTATTAAGTATTTGTGACATTGTCGGCCAAACATTTTAGTGAGAATTGAAATACCTGCATCAGGAGGTTTGTTGATCAGCATCGTGTGCATTGCCATGATGTTCGGTCCAATGAAACACTCCACGTACTTCAGGATCtgataaagaaaagcaaaaagtttTGTTCTGATAGTCTTCAGGCTCGACTTATTTCATTGTTTATCTAAAGAAACAAATTCGGTGcccattcatttttttgtttgtgaaaaACATTTGGACATTCCAGATTAATGATTTAAGTCCATGTAATGTTTTCTGCGTTATCACCTGTGTGATTACTGATAGCACCTCTATGAGGCACCAAATCCTTTTTATCAGAATCAATTTGGCAAttaacacagaaaaaagaaCCATCCGAAAAACCctactgctgtgtgtgttgtctTTGTTTGTATGTGGCGTTCCAGTACCTCTGGTAAAGAGCAGTACCGGAACAGCTCAGGATCCTCCTGAAAGTCCTGCAGCTTTGAGACAGCTCTCTGATCTGGGACAAACTCGGACTTTGCTATAGCCACGTCCCTCATCACCACCAGACCAGGAACCTTTATTTCCTGTCGACAGATCCGTTCAAACTCCCTCCTGAAGGAggcaccaaaacacacacacacacacacacacacacacacacacacacacacacacacacaccaaacagtCAGGACGGAAACATAATGTCCCACAGGTGCTCTACTGGGTTTAGGTAAGGTGAGTATGGGGGTCAGTCAATGAAATCAACTACTACATCCTCCAGGAACTGACTGCACATTCTCACCACATGAAGCTGTGCACTGTCATTCACCAGGACAAACCCAGGACTTGCTGCACCAACGTAGGGTCTGAGACTGAGTCCAAGGATTTCAAGGATGCTGTTGCCAAGCCTGTAGGTCTGTGTCCCTTCATGGATTTGCCTCCCAAGACTATtactgacccaccaccaaaccACTCATGCTAAACAATGTTACAGGCAGCCTAATGTTCTTCATGGCTTCGCCAGAGCCTTTCacgtctgtcacatgtgctcagagTGAACCTGCTCTCTGTGAAAAACACAGGGTGCCAGTGGTGGACCTGGCAATTCTGGTATTTTATGACAAATGCCAATCAATCTCCACGATGACGAGCAGTGAGTGCAGGGTCCACTAGAGGACATTGGGCCACCTTCATAAAGTCACATTTCTGATGCTTTagtcagagacattcacaccagtatcctgctggaggtcattttgtggctctggcagtgctcaCCCTGTTCTTCCTTGCAGACAATGAGCAGATACTGGTtctgctgatgggttaaggacctTCTACAGCCCTGTCCAGCTCTTTTAGAGTAATTGTCTGTCTGTTGAAATCTCTACCATGCTCTTGAGACTGTACTGGACTGCAAAACGTCAGGCAATGGCACGTATTGATGTTCCATCTTGGAGGAGTTAAACTACCTATGCAAGATCTGTAGGGTCTCCCCTCATGCTACTACTGTAATAAAAACAGTCAGATGAGCAGGAAAAAAATCAGTGtcctccacctgtaaaaccGTGCCTGTTTTGGGGGTTGTCTCACTGTTGCTCCTCTAGTacacctgttgttaatttcattaacaccaaaacAGCTGAAATGGAATAACAACCCCTCTGTTAattaactgaccagatcaatatcccataagtttaactgacttgatTCTACACTCTGATTAAAAAGGTAGATTGTGTAGATTTTCCTATCGCCAAACTTTCACATACTGAGTACAGTGCATGTATGAATAATCTCCAAGAGATAAAACGATCAGACTTTGGACTGCTGTAAATTTCCTGCTTTTGGCTATGAAAGATCAGATATCCCTGTCTTCGTTCTGTGCTCACTGCCTGAGCTGCTGcgagccaatcagaagaaagctagCTCAAAGGGGATGAAAGCTAAAACTGATTAAAATGATTGGGGATCCGCCAAAGGCtggcataaaataaaaaatgaatattttgaaCTGTAACCTATTcaagtaaaatatttattttatgtgtttgtgctttttttttttttttttttaaagtacttatttaatttattatttattgccaAGTGTCTGATGTTACCTGAACCTGTCGATGTCCTGCTTGGACACCAGATTTCTGATGAGAAGGAAGCCATTTTCCTCATAGAAGAGCCGCTGTTCCGGGGTCAGCAGGTCATTATCCAAAGTATACCTGCcaaattgaaaaataaaaaaaaataaaataaaaaagcttgCCTTGCCTTTTGAGCCAATAGCACTGTCATTACCACTTGCTATTACACATGGAGAGCAGAAAAGTAGGACACTGTGGACCTGATCAAAAGAAGAAACTGTGGGAAAGGTGAACGATAAACACGAATGATTGCTGAGTGCATAAAAACCTTTAGCCCGAGGCGGAGTTTAGGTGTGTCCTTACCTCAGTCTCTGTGGGTGACCGTAGCTGACGGTTTGAGCAGACGTGTGTGCAGCTCTCTTCAGCAAATCAgtcaaggatttaaaaaaagcaaaacaagggGAAAAATGTCTGCTATAATCGATTATCATTTATAGATTTTAGATTATTATTTATAGATTTTAGATCATTTCcaagattttacagtgtaacatTCTGCCTTTCTGccaaaatatgtgaaaatgtcTTTTATGTGAAAATCTGCATTGGTGCTGCATATTAAAACCAGGGAAACCGacaacacttttttaaaacaaatcacATATATAAATTAGTAAATAGCTTATCTTTAAGTTGACCTATCTACAGATAGACCTAACAGATACACTTGTTCACTTGTTATTTAAAAGGTTGATATAGAAAATAATCCAATAAGAGTAGTTTCCGAGCCCTAAGAAACAGTTATAAATGCCTCCAGCTAGCTAGCATTTACAACTTTTATTGCTAATGACATGCAATCCAAACAAACATACTTCTACAGAAACAACGGTGAACACATCAGCTCAAAAATAACTAGCGGTGTTAATAGTGCAAGAATAGTTATAGGCATTCAAGTCCTGTCCTGTCCTTATGTCAGTATTCTCCGGGAGGCCTGCAGTCCACCACTGGATCCCGGTAGCAGAGTATCAGTGTGATCGGGCGCTCACTGCTTTGCTATAGGCTAAGAGCCTCGCGCCCGATTTATCgcaaagatgaataaaaaagatACAATCCCTGCAGAAGGTCTGTCAAGATGGTTGATAATGACTCGGAGTCTCTCCGCAGGACGAGACATTTTCTGTCAAGTACAAGTGCTTCGTGTCCTCCGTAAACTCAAGTAGTGGAGAACTGGGTTGTTGTATTTTACGTACCTCTGCTGACTAGGGCAAAGGCTAACGTGATGACACGCACTCACGCACAGTCTGTGAATGTGCTGTTATGCAAAACACCTACAGGAATACAGTCATTTATGGATCCGTTAAAACACTGCCCAGTTATTATCACAACACCGTGACAAGTTTGATAAAATCAAAAATACTTCAGTGACTTGTAAGGGAAATGATAGTTCCCCTCCTGTGATTAGATGAACTGATCCTTTAAaaatagcagaaaaaaaaaagaaaaatgaaaactctATTGTAGAGTTCAagcatttttcttgttttagcAAACCTTTTCAACTGTTAGTGAACGTTATTTATTGCAAACAACGGGATTACATAAGGATTTCCAGCATCACTAGTAATTAAAGTTTTATCCAGCAGGGAGCACCACACAACAATAATTATTCCCATCATCTTTATAATTTATGCTCTAATTTTAAAGCTGTTGAAAACTTGAGCGTTTCatcatttcatcatttttgGCATCTTCAACAAACACATGCTATTTTGTAATAGAATTTGAATCGATTCAATAATTGATCTACTCATTTCAAGACTGAAATGGACAGTGTTGCATTGTTGTAGTGATGATTAACAAACGAAAAGGAACGGTATGCTAACAAAGCCTccaactgtttcttttttttatgcatttcccagctttgacaaactaTACTCTGATGTCATTCAAACTTAACTTCTAGTTTTACCTACAAGctaacaaacaaaaaggcaTACAAAATAGTATGTATAAAATGCagtatgtatttatgtataGTCTTTGGTGTATGCGTCTATCTAGACGTTTTTCTTTACGTTTTTCTAGTCTATGATGTGGAAGTTGTCTAttcaaaaaaacaacttttagtTTGTACACTGACCAGATAACCGTCACagtggcttttattttgaaaattgcAATAGAACAGACCTTTGTTTTGAAACGTCAGCGGAAGTGCCGTTATCGTAATCTATCTTACATGCTCGCACCCCTCCCGTCTCCGCACTCGACATCCTCCTCCAGCCTCTTTAAACTGCCTCCGCTGCCGAACAGACGACTTTTTCGGGTTTCGGTCTGTGTCCGTTCGCCCGCACACTCGCACACCTCTCTGCTTGTTTCGGaggatatttttttctctggCGGAGCGTGTGGAGCACAAACAAGCACAGACGGAGCTGTGTTTCAGGCTACTTCAGTGGGCGGGTAAAGCGGAGGAGGGCatccgggcctggcagatccggAGGGTCGGCTTGAAAACGACggaattcaacattttcaggtAAAATCGTTGATGGGTCACTTTCAGGTAACTCTTAATGAACAACCGGGAGGCTAGGCTTCGCCCGGCGGCTGAAGACGAAGTCTGAATGGTGGCGAGTGGAAATGGCAAAACAGAGGAAACGGCAGCTGGAGAATAATACAGCCAGACTCTTactgtaattcatattttactgtttacCCAGCGCCTTTATCCAGCACGGTCATACGTGTTGTTTTTGTAGCCTCAAACACTGTCCAAGCGTAAAATCTCTTATTTCACGTTATGTTTGTTTACATAACGTAGCTCAGACATCGGCAGCCAGGCTGCCACCAGCGATAGGAAGCGTACTGTAGATTAAAGGCTGAAATAATGCACAGATGTCATCCTCGAAATCGCCCTAAATCCCAATGAAAACAGTATGGATCATTGCAGGTATGATGCAAGACCTGTTCACAACATATTCATATCACCCCAAAGCTCACAATGCACCATACAATGAGACTTCCCCTTAAAGGAGCAGACATGCATTTTACCATTAACTAGCCTTTGACTTCATataagtgtgaaagaaatggctTCTCTGCTACAGTCAGCGCCTTTACTTCAGTTTGTGCCACTTTTTTGCTGATGTGAAAGCACTGTGGAGCAAAGTTGGAATACGAACATTATGAAACTGAGTTAAATCCCTTAAAATAACCTCCAAATAACTCCTGACTTTGAACAAAACTGTGGTTGTTCCTGTCAAGTTATTTGAATACGGTTGAGACACGTTGCTGAAAGTGGAAGATAACAAGCATGCCCTTGAAAATAAGTATTAGGGACTGATTGTGTTTAAGCAGACACAAGCTCAAGGGTATTTGATTCCAATGCACCAGGAACACACTGTCCTGCTGTTACCCTGAAAACAGTGACCTGATGTTAGGTATACTATTGCCCTAGAGTTTCGCCCCGCCCCCAAATTGAatataaaagcacaaaaaacaaacaattacaCAACTAGAAATCCAGCATGTCATTTCAGTTATTATCACCATTTAACAATATTAGAGCTCTGCCTACATGAGAGCTTAAAATTTCTGATTATGAAATTAGAAAGAAAGTTTGCATTGTTGAAAGGGAAATAGCTCTGCAGTATTGAACGCTTCTCACCCATCTTTGCTGGGAAGTGCCTTCGATGCTTTTACGCTCTTTTCTATTTCCTGTTTAACCTGCATTTAATTCCAGCGTCCTTCATCTGGAACAACTAGCCGTTCAATTATGTGTATTTGCGAATCTGCAT belongs to Oreochromis niloticus isolate F11D_XX linkage group LG17, O_niloticus_UMD_NMBU, whole genome shotgun sequence and includes:
- the phyh gene encoding phytanoyl-CoA dioxygenase, peroxisomal, yielding MSRPAERLRVIINHLDRPSAGIRAAHTSAQTVSYGHPQRLRYTLDNDLLTPEQRLFYEENGFLLIRNLVSKQDIDRFRREFERICRQEIKVPGLVVMRDVAIAKSEFVPDQRAVSKLQDFQEDPELFRYCSLPEILKYVECFIGPNIMAMHTMLINKPPDAGKKTSRHPMHQDLHYFPFRPVDRIVCAWTAMETVNRQNGCLVVLPGSHKGTLQEHDYPEWEGGVNKMYHGVRDYDPEHPRVHLEMEKGDTVFFHPLLIHGSGMNQTQGFRKAISCHYASGDCYYIDVKGTTQENIEKEVKEIVARKYAVGDEVTFKDTWVIRGRLVQGERISM